In the genome of Crassaminicella thermophila, the window CAACTACAATACCTAAAGTTAAAAATGCACCTATAAAAGCACAAAATGTTATAGAAAGGTTAAAACCATCTAAGAAAATATTTATGTAAATAGCTATTGTAGCACCAAATGCTGCCCCTGATGATACCCCCATTGTATAAGAATCTGCTAATGGATTCATAAGCAAAGACTGAAATACGGCTCCGGAAACTGCGAGACCACTTCCTACAATAATTGCTGTTAGTACTCTTGGAAGCCTTATATTCCACACAATAGCTGAATAAGATTCCTTAATAGAAGCATAAACTTCCTCTTTGCCAGTAATTTTTCCAAAAATAATTTTTACAACATCAAAAGCCCCAATATCAGCTCTTCCAAAGTTAACTGACGAAAAAAAAGTAATAATTAATAAAACTACAAAACCAAATCCTATAATTTTTTCTTTATAATGCTTTCGCTTTAATTTCAAAGCTAAGTTTTTTTCCATAATTCCTCCAGTGGTAAAAAATCAACATAAAAAAGAGCTTTTGGAAAGCTCTTTTTATACATAGTAAATTGGCTAATAAACACATAATTTGCCAAATCTACTTCGTATATTCCACTTTCCCTCCGAAAGAATGAATATGCATATTAGGCAGGTCTCCTGACTCGGCTTCATATTACTCCTTATCCTTCCCAGAGATTCACTCTAGTGGTTTTTAAGTTTCATCCACCTCACAGTAGCGGGGGCTGTAGTGGCTTTTACCACTTTCCCTTTTAATTCTAAAAAGAAACCTAATATGATGTATTAAATTGTAAATACTGCCTAAATTATATATAATTTTACCTATTCTGTCAATATAAACATGATATTGATTAATTATATTTATTCTGTTAGAGTTATAATTGAATTTCTTATATAAACAACACCCCTTATGCTGTTAGGAGGTAACAATGAACAATATTATTGAAATAAAAGATGTTACAAAAAAATACGGTGATTTTACTGCTATTGATCATTTAAACTTAAGCATTGAAAAAGGTAGTTTTTTTGGACTTTTAGGTCCAAACGGCGCAGGAAAAACCACTCTTATTAAAATGCTAGTCGGTTTATTAAAACCAAGCAGCGGCAATATAATTATAAAAAAACAAAAAATGTCTAGAGATAATACTTTTTTAAAAAATAAAATTAGCATTGTACCTCAACACATTAATCTAGACAAAGAACTTTCTATAAAAGAAAATCTTATTTTTTCTGCAAAGCTGTATAAGATAAAAGGAAAAGAACAAGAAAAAAGAGTGGAAGAGTTACTACAATTTTCAGAGTTCAAAGCTATCGAAAATAAACTCAGTAAAAAATTATCTGGAGGCATGCAGAGGAAATTAATGATTGTTAAAGCTTTAGTAAACAATCCTGAAATTATTTTTTTAGATGAGCCTACTGTGGGTATTGATGTAAATAATAGACGAAAAATATGGAACATGCTAAAAATTATGAATGACATGGGTAAAACAATTATTTTAACTACCCATTATATTGAAGAAGCTGAATATCTTTGTGATAAAATAGGTCTTATGGATAATGGAAAAATATTTTACTGTGATACTAGTGATCATTTAAAAAACAATCTCGGTAAGTTTACAGTAGAACATTTCAACAAAAATAAAATTACTGAGTATAAATACTTTCATACAATAGAAGAAGCAAAAAAATATGTAAATACTCTTTCTGATCATTACATATTAAGAAACACCAACTTAGAAGATGTCTTTTATAATTTCACGAATAGGAAGGTACAATAAATGGAAGTTTTTACAATACTTTGGAGAGAATTTACTTTTTTTAAAAAAAGAGCATTTAAAATTACTTCTTCTGCTGTCATCACTCCCCTTTTATATTTATTAGCCTTTGGTTGGGGACTTGGATCAGATGTCTATATAGAAGGATTTAGCTACATGCATTATATTATTCCTGGAATTATCGCCATGTCTACCATGCATACAAGCTTTAATGCTGTATCTATTAGAATTTCTGTGGCAAGGCTTCACGAAAAAAGCTTTGAATATTACATGACAGCGCCTGTCAATATGTATTTATTGACTTTTGGATATGTCCTCGCAGGAGCACTTCGGGGTTTTTATGCAGGACTCATAATTTTATTTGTATCCTGTTTATTTGGTACTTACATAAATTTAACTTTTTCCTTTTTACTAATATGTTTTTTAAACAGTATGTTATTTGCTGCTTTTGGATATTTTGCAGCAATGGTCATAAATACCCACTATGATATGAATCGTTTTACAAGCTTTGTCATTACACCTATGACATTTTTATGCGGAACATTCTTTTCCTTAGAAAAGATGCCTCATCTTGTAAAAGAATTCATCTCAATACTACCTCTTACCCATGCTATATCAAGTCTTAGGAATATAGCATTAAGAGGGGATACAAACTATTTATCTATATTGATATTATTTACATACTTTTTAGCATTTTACGCTTTAGGCGTTTATGCAAGCTACCGAGAAATATAAACTTAGAAAGGGGGAATTAACGAATATTACGTATTCGTTAAGCAAATATGTCAAAATTTTATGGGATTGGTACAGGACCTGGAGACAGTTCA includes:
- a CDS encoding ABC transporter permease, which codes for MEVFTILWREFTFFKKRAFKITSSAVITPLLYLLAFGWGLGSDVYIEGFSYMHYIIPGIIAMSTMHTSFNAVSIRISVARLHEKSFEYYMTAPVNMYLLTFGYVLAGALRGFYAGLIILFVSCLFGTYINLTFSFLLICFLNSMLFAAFGYFAAMVINTHYDMNRFTSFVITPMTFLCGTFFSLEKMPHLVKEFISILPLTHAISSLRNIALRGDTNYLSILILFTYFLAFYALGVYASYREI
- a CDS encoding ABC transporter ATP-binding protein, with amino-acid sequence MNNIIEIKDVTKKYGDFTAIDHLNLSIEKGSFFGLLGPNGAGKTTLIKMLVGLLKPSSGNIIIKKQKMSRDNTFLKNKISIVPQHINLDKELSIKENLIFSAKLYKIKGKEQEKRVEELLQFSEFKAIENKLSKKLSGGMQRKLMIVKALVNNPEIIFLDEPTVGIDVNNRRKIWNMLKIMNDMGKTIILTTHYIEEAEYLCDKIGLMDNGKIFYCDTSDHLKNNLGKFTVEHFNKNKITEYKYFHTIEEAKKYVNTLSDHYILRNTNLEDVFYNFTNRKVQ